The genomic stretch CACACGCTCGATCTCGGTCACGTCGTGCAGTACCAGCACCGCGCCACCTTCGGCGATGGGCGCGGCCGTGGCCGCGAAGCTCCGCCCCGGAAGCACCGCCACCTTGGCCGAATGGATCTCCTTGGTCTCGAGACACTCCGCCAGCAGCCTCAGCGACTCAGGGTCGCGGACGGTCTCGGTCAGCGGCAGGCCGATCTTCAATCCTTGACCCATCAGGCGCGACATCGCACCGTTCGCCCATTGCACGCGGCGGTCGGCGGAGACGGCCAGCACCGCATCCTGGATGCTGTTCAGCAGAGCTTCGAGTTGCGCGCGTCCTTTCTCGATGGCGGCAAAGTTCTGCTCGAGATGTTTTGCCGTCTCGTCGAGCGCCGCGGCCACTTCACCGATCTCGTCGAGTGATGGCTCCTCGATGCGCGCGCCCAGGTTGCCCTGCGCGATCTGCCGCGCGAATTCGGAGATGCGCTGCAGCCGCCGCACAGTGACCTGCGCCAACAGCGCAGCCAGCAGCATGGAAAGCAGCAGGGCGGCCGTGGAGGCGAGCAGCAGGTTCCGGCGCACTGCGCCCACGCGTTCCTGGATCGAGGTGATGGGATACGCCAACCGCACTGCCCCAAAACTGGTGGGCGCGGCGACGTAGAGGAATTCCCCTCCCACGGGTTGGCTGCGCCGAACGTTATCGCCGACCCGGCCGGCGAGGGCCGCCACGAACTCCGGCCGCGTCGCGTGCTTCTCCATCCCATTCGGGTCAGCTTCGGTATCGGCAAGCACCTTACCGCTGCGATCGATGACCGTGGCCCGCGCGTGGGCCGTTTGCGAAACCCGCTTCGCGACCTCCGCGGGCAGGGCTCCGGGCATCTCCATCTGTTGCGCAAAGAGCTGGGTCTTTTCGGCGAGCGAACTGTGCAAGTCGTCGAGTAGCGACTTCTCCCATGCATTCCGAATGATCACGTCGAGCGTGAAAGTGGCCACCGCCAGCACCAGCAGGAACGACACGGCGAGTTTGAGGAAGACGCTGCTGCGCACGGTTTTGCCTTGGGCCTGGTGAATCGTGCTGTCTAAATAAATCTTGGTGGCGGCGGTTGGACTCGAACCAACGACCTAGGGATTATGAGACCCTCGCTCTTACTTTGCGAGTCCCTCGGTCGTTGATGAATCCGCCGGGCACAAAGGCTAACTCAATGGCGGGATTTTGTTGCGAGGCCTGAATGCGGAAGCTGTTTTGCAGGATGAGGCAAGAGAGGAATTACGTCAAGAGAAATCTTCGCCTTTCGTTCACAGTGAGTTAACCCTGTTTTCCACACGTGCCGCCAGAGGACGGGCCACGCGCCGCGGTGCCATGCGCTCCACCGCCGCAACCATCAGCCGTTTCGACTGCTCGGAGATGTGCGTGTAGTGCTGCACCATCTTGCGGCTGATCTGGCCGGCGATGCTCATGATCTGCAGGATGCCGTAGCCGGCTTCCGCGTAGCGCGTGATGCCGGTATGGCGCGCGTCGTGCGGAGTGAACCATGCGAGGCCGGTCGCGGAGCGGACTTCGTCCCAACGTTTCTTCAAGCCGCTGTTCGACATCGGGCGCGCAGGATCCCAGTGCCCCTTG from Acidobacteriota bacterium encodes the following:
- a CDS encoding ATP-binding protein; translated protein: MRSSVFLKLAVSFLLVLAVATFTLDVIIRNAWEKSLLDDLHSSLAEKTQLFAQQMEMPGALPAEVAKRVSQTAHARATVIDRSGKVLADTEADPNGMEKHATRPEFVAALAGRVGDNVRRSQPVGGEFLYVAAPTSFGAVRLAYPITSIQERVGAVRRNLLLASTAALLLSMLLAALLAQVTVRRLQRISEFARQIAQGNLGARIEEPSLDEIGEVAAALDETAKHLEQNFAAIEKGRAQLEALLNSIQDAVLAVSADRRVQWANGAMSRLMGQGLKIGLPLTETVRDPESLRLLAECLETKEIHSAKVAVLPGRSFAATAAPIAEGGAVLVLHDVTEIERVDRTRRDFIANVSHELRTPLTSIQGYSETLREKAEPTGNTREFLDIIQQNARRMTTLTEDLLTLARVESGEQRLDLEAVPASELLEAAMRNFGPAIEAKGMKLELESTVDEQVEVDRESVYHVFQNLIDNASKYAVSGGRIVLGAQKQEGGVEFHVRDMGPGIPFEHLPRLFERFYRVDKGRSRESGGTGLGLAIVKHIVLNHGGAVRVESELNHGSTFYFVLPLADTAKQGWTHGA